In one Diabrotica virgifera virgifera chromosome 7, PGI_DIABVI_V3a genomic region, the following are encoded:
- the LOC114329343 gene encoding zinc finger protein 664 isoform X1 yields the protein MEFHIKIKEEYVEYDQRLMQSQLSTSTDLGNVKNEAENNTDVEVKTDIKEEFVEGDSSHRAIESQLSTSIDLGVLKNESDEFNSGFTQDNKTKIMETSFEQLSHKGHYMSYVEGETVNKNIKVATRQRPYTCEICFKQICRPCDLKQHMRVHTGEKPYKCEICFKQFTKKSTLNVHYRIHTGEKPHKCEICLKQFATASDLKKHLRVHTGEKPHKCEICFKQFATANHLKIHLRVHTGEKPYKCEICFKQFPTAYHLKIHLRVHTGEKPHKCEICFKEFSRTDTLKLHIRLHTGETPYKCEICLKQFPTANHLKIHLRVHTEEKPHHKCEICFKHFTRKSYLKIHLRVHTGEKPYKCEICCKQFPTANHLKIHLRVHTEEKPHYKCEICFKHFTRKSSLKIHLRVHTGEKPHKCEICLKRFATASDLKKHLRVHTGEKPHKCEICFKQFSQHVQLKKHVIQPTGEKRYN from the exons ATGTGGAGGTAAAAACGGACATTAAGGAAGAATTTGTTGAAGGTGACTCCAGCCATAGAGCCATAGAGAGTCAGCTAAGTACATCCATAGATCTTGGAGTCCTAAAGAATGAATCAGATGAGTTTAACTCAG gttttactcAGGACAACAAAACGAAAATTATGGAGACTTCTTTTGAACAATTATCTCATAAAGGACACTATATGAGTTATGTTGAAGGGGAAAccgtaaataaaaatataaaagttgcgACCAGACAGCGACCTTACacttgtgaaatttgtttcaaacaGATTTGTCGACCATGTGATTTAAAACAACAtatgagagtacacactggagaaaaaccttacaagtgtgaaatttgttttaagcagtttacaaAGAAAAGTACTTTGAATGTACATTATaggatacacactggagaaaaacctcataagtgtgaaatttgtctaAAGCAGTTTGCTACAGCAagtgatttgaaaaaacatttgagagtgcacactggagaaaaacctcacaagtgtgaaatttgttttaagcagtttgctACAGCCAAtcatttgaaaatacatttgagagtgcacactggagaaaaaccttacaagtgtgaaatttgttttaagcagtttccTACAGCCTAtcatttgaaaatacatttgagagtgcacactggagaaaaacctcacaagtgtgaaatttgtttcaaagaGTTTTCTCGGACAGATACTTTGAAACTGCACATaagattgcacactggagaaacaccttacaagtgtgaaatttgtttaaagcagtttccTACAGCCAAtcatttgaaaatacatttgagagtgcacactgaagaaaaacctcaccacaagtgtgaaatttgtttcaaacattttacaaggaaaagttatttgaaaatacatttgcgagtgcacactggagaaaaaccttacaagtgtgaaatttgttgtaaGCAGTTTCCTACAGCCAAtcatttgaaaatacatttgagagtgcacactgaagaaaaacctcactacaagtgtgaaatttgtttcaaacaTTTTACAAGGAAAAGttctttgaaaatacatttgcgagtgcacactggagaaaaacctcacaagtgtgaaatttgtctaAAGCGGTTTGCTACAGCAagtgatttgaaaaaacatttgagagtgcacactggagaaaaacctcacaagtgtgaaatttgttttaagcagttttctcaacACGTTCAATTGAAAAAACATGTGATACAACCCACCGGAGAAAAACGCTACAATTAA